The following proteins are co-located in the Poecile atricapillus isolate bPoeAtr1 chromosome 2, bPoeAtr1.hap1, whole genome shotgun sequence genome:
- the MRS2 gene encoding magnesium transporter MRS2 homolog, mitochondrial translates to MYKIHHRVRRWAPPSSLAAFRNREAAHRTRRSAAGGARACPRRGAAVAARLPACAGAPRHPAGLLLPAAARAPRSPRLRRERCRAEGRAGSMLRGAALLPRALGGGGGCCCAARGWAGAAGGGSRPRAAPGLPPGRAWDRPAGPAPLPPGARGLLCWAGKFYQHAPTETSQATLASVSPVFAVMKFDKEGNTTYFEKKKTELYQELGLQARDLRFQHVMSIATRNNRIIMRMEFLKAVITPEFLLILDYRNLSLEHWLLNELASQLAGEGQLVTYSLPFEFRAIEAILQYWISKLQGRLNTLQPQILETLEALVDPKLLSVDRSKLHILLQNGKSLSELETDAKVFKETILEILDEEELIEELCVSKWTDPQVFEESMSGIDHAEEMELLLENYYRQAEDLLNEARELRVLIDDSESIIFINLDSHRNVMMRLNLQLTMGTFSFSLFGLLGVAFGMNLESSLEEDPRIFWLVTGIMFLGSGLIWRRLLSFLGRHLDPPLPPHVPAVLKKSQPAAGRVEIKTSLKGETFGLSRSTLTNQ, encoded by the exons ATGTACAAAATTCACCACCGAGTGAGAAGGTG GGCGCCACCGAGTTCTCTCGCAGCATTTAGAAACAGAGAAGCGGCTCACAGGACGCGCCGCTCTGCGGCCGGCGGGGCCCGGGCCTGTCCCCGTCGCGGTGCGGCCGTGGCCGCGCGGCTCCCAGCCTGCGCCGGGGCTCCCCGTCACCCCGCCGGGCTCCTCCTCCCCGCCGCCGCTCGGGCTCCTCGCTCGCCGCGGCTGCGCCGGGAGCGGTGCCGGGCCGAGGGCCGAGCGGGGTCGATGCTGCGCGGGGCCGCGCTGCTCCCCCGCGCCCTGGGCGGTggcggcggctgctgctgcGCGGCCCGCGGCtgggcgggagcggcgggcggcggctccCGCCCGCGGGCCGCCCCGGGGCTGCCGCCGGGCCGCGCCTGGGACCGGCCCGCGGGAccggccccgctgccgccgGGCGCCCGcgggctgctctgctgggccG GTAAATTTTACCAACATGCCCCCACTGAGACCTCCCAAGCCACCCTAGCCAGCGTGTCTCCTGTTTTTGCAGTG ATGAAGTTTGACAAGGAGGGAAATACTACCTATTTTG aaaagaagaaaacagaattgtACCAGGAGTTGGGTCTTCAAGCTCGAGATCTGAGATTTCAACATGTGATGAGCATTGCAACCAGGAACAACAGGATCATCATGAGAATGGAG TTCTTGAAGGCTGTCATAACACCAGAGTTTCTTCTGATACTAGATTATCGTAATTTAAGTCTGGAACACTGGCTCCTCAATGAACTAGCATCTCAGCTGGCTGGGGAAGGTCAACTAGTCACATATTCCCTGCCCTTTGAATTCCGAGCCATAGAAGCAATCCTGCAGTACTGG ATCAGCAAACTGCAGGGAAGACTTAACACTTTGCAGCCTCAGATCCTTGAGACACTGGAAGCCCTAGTGGATCCCAAGCTTTTATCTGTGGATAGGAGTAAACTACACATTCTCCTGCAAAATGGCAAGAG CTTGTCAGAACTGGAAACAGATGCTAAAGTTTTCAAAGAAACTATTCTGGAGATCTTAGATGAAGAAGAACTAATAGAAGAACTCTGTGTGTCTAAATGGACTGATCCACAAGTATT TGAGGAGAGTATGTCTGGAATTGACCATGCAGAGGAAATGGAGCTGCTCTTGGAGAATTATTACAGACAAGCAGAAGATCTTTTAAATGAAGCTCGTGAACTCAGAGTACTGATTGACGACTCAGAAAGCATCATCTTTATCAACCTGGACAG CCACCGTAATGTGATGATGAGGCTGAACTTGCAGCTGACCATGGGgactttctctttctctctctttggaCTCCTAGGAGTTGCTTTTGGTATGAACTTGGAGTCATCTCTTGAAGAG GACCCCAGGATATTTTGGTTGGTGACAGGGATTATGTTTCTGGGAAGTGGTCTGATCTGGCGGCGCTTACTTTCCTTCCTTGGGCGGCACCTGGATCCTCCACTACCTCCTCAC GTTCCTGCAGTTttgaaaaaatcccaaccagCAGCTGGAAGAGTGGAGATAAAGACCAGCCTTAAAGGAGAAACATTTGGGCTGAGCAGAAGCACCTTAACAAACCAGtag
- the GPLD1 gene encoding phosphatidylinositol-glycan-specific phospholipase D isoform X1: protein MVGLKIWSVLLFILYHFCQSCIPCGISTHVEIAHRALEFFIKHEGSVNYRQLLLSHQDAFQAGSIYPDAFYPPICKHGMFHDVSEDTHWTPFLKASIDYIRRNYPQPWEEATEKLVAFLFGIASHMVADISWHSLGINQGFLKAMGEIDFHGSYSEAHSVGDFGGDVVSQFELDFSYLASSWYVPVKDLAAIYKEFYGKEIITESTIAECTYLLFFELHGERLLVGKLFPTFASKSPFLVEKFNEYFLGGVDDMAFWSNNIFELTSHMLENGTSDCYLPENPLFINCTKENKESHIRNKQSKHEHHKNTTSLLTETLEKNINYTERGVQFNIQPWATKSLHLINHAFKTNVWRALEATHQKSSKHISKPVASYFLTSPYARLGWALISADINQDGYEDLVAGAPGYSTMGHIQIGRVYVVYGNQSGLPPEDMDLDRKADQILQGHQPSGRFGSALAVLDFNEDGVPDLAIGAPSVGSQFLTYKGAVYVYFGTAGRGLAPQPNITITCQYSYCNLGWSLLAADVDGNGNADLVVGSPYAPGGGKQRGFVVAFYSHFNRSDQGLLSVQDANWMVEGEENYAWFGFSLASCQLEDVKLLLIGSPTWKTCSSSSCNPLLLDVRQSVGKVYGYNPPSTEHRFEITGDKDMGRMGLSLASGVLSVDGNTRKVLVVGAPTADSLSRILFMPSVLHQAGLAVVYDLSNSTKPSLLSTFSGDRRFSRFGGDIYLSDLDSDGLDEMIVTSPLRTNGVTSVLSGGAAGRVYIFNGRQASSGNVTGHCTSWTSPCPEDWAQYVLISPEELSRFGSSVTTVKSEKKKEVVVAAERSSAKARLGGRLFVYSL, encoded by the exons ATGGTTGGTCTGAAGATTTGGTCTGTCTTGCTGTTTATACTCTACCATTTCTGTCAAAGCTGTATCCCATGTGGAATTTCAACACATGTTGAAATAG CACATAGAGCTCTGGAATTTTTCATTAAGCATGAAGGGAGTGTTAATTATAGACAG TTATTACTAAGTCACCAAGATGCTTTTCAGGCTGGGAGCATTTATCCTGATGCCTTTTATCCTCCAATCTGCAAACATG GAATGTTCCATGATGTGTCTGAAGACACCCACTGGACACCATTTCTCAAAGCAAGTATTGACTACATAAGAAGGAATTATCCTCAGCCTTGGGAAGAG GCTACAGAGAAGCTGGTGGCTTTCCTGTTTGGAATTGCTTCACATATGGTGGCAGATATTAGCTGGCATAGCCTGGGCATCAACCAAGGATTTCTAAAGGCCATGGGAGAA aTTGATTTTCATGGTTCTTACTCAGAAGCTCACAGTGTTGGAGATTTTG GAGGAGATGTAGTGAGTCAGTTTGAGCTGGACTTCAGTTACCTGGCATCAAGTTG GTATGTACCTGTCAAAGACCTAGCAGCTATCTATAAggaattttatggaaaagaGATCATAACTGAAAGCACAATTGCTGAATGCACTTATCTGCTGTTTTTTGAACT gcaTGGAGAAAGGCTTCTTGTTGGCAAG CTTTTTCCAACATTTGCTAGTAAATCTCCATTTCTGGTGGAAAAGTTCAATGAATATTTCCTTGGAGGAGTGGATGACATGGCATTCTGGAGCAACAACATTTTTGAGCTGACGAGCCATATGCTAGAGAACGGAACCAG tgACTGCTACCTGCCTGAGAACCCCCTGTTCATAAACTGCACAAAGGAGAACAAGGAGAGCCACAT CAGaaacaaacaatcaaaacaTGAACATCACAAGAATACAACTTCTTTGCTTACAGAAACACTTGAGAAGAATATAAACTATACAGAGAGAGGAGTTCAATTCAACATACAGCCTTGGGCAACA aaatccCTCCACTTGATAAACCATGCTTTTAAAACCAATGTCTGGAGAGCACTAGAAGCTACACATCAGAAATCTTCTAAGCACATCTCTAAGCCAGTAGCTTCATATTTTCTGACTTCACCCTATGCTAGGCTTGGATG GGCACTCATCTCAGCTGACATAAACCAGGATGGATATGAAGATCTGGTGGCTGGAGCACCAGGGTACAGCACCATGGGCCATATTCAGATAGGAAGGGTGTATGTGGTCTATGGCAACCAGTCAGGTTTGCCACCAGAGGACATGGATCTGGACAGGAAAGCTGACCAAATACTACAGGGTCATCAA ccTTCAGGAAGATTTGGTTCTGCCTTGGCAGTCCTGGACTTCAATGAAGATGGAGTGCCAGATCTGGCAATTGGAGCACCTTCTGTGGGATCTCAGTTTCTTACTTACAAA GGTGCTGTGTATGTCTACTTTGGAACTGCGGGAAGAGGCTTGGCACCGCAGCCAAACATTACCATAACTTGTCAG TATTCCTACTGTAATCTTGGTTGGTCCCTCCTGGCAGCTGATGTTGATGGGAATGGAAATGCTGATCTGGTTGTGGGCTCTCCATATGCACCCGGTGGTGGAAAGCAGAGAGGATTTGTGGTTGCATTTTACTCTCATTTCAACAGGAGTGACCAAG GACTTCTGTCAGTACAGGATGCCAACTGGATGGTAGAGGGGGAAGAAAACTATGCTTGGTTTGGATTTTCTCTTGCCAGCTGCCAGCTGGAGGATGTGAAATTACTGCTGATTGGTAGCCCTACATGGAAGACTTGTTCTAG TTCAAGCTGCAATCCCCTCTTGCTGGATGTCAGACAGAGTGTTGGGAAGGTGTATGGATATAACCCACCAAGTACAGAGCACAGGTTTGAGATAACTGGAGACAAG GACATGGGCAGAATGGGTTTGTCTCTGGCTAGTGGTGTGCTCTCTGTGGATGGGAACACAAGAAAAGTTTTGGTGGTGGGTGCACCTACTGCAG acagccTGTCTAGGATTTTATTTATGCCCTCAGTGCTGCATCAAGCTGGACTTGCTGTGGTATATGACCTGTCAAACAGCACCAAGCCTTCTCTGCTCAGTACAttcagtggggacaggaggttTTCTCGTTTTGGAGGAGACATATACTTAAGTGATCTGGATAGCGATGGGCTAG ATGAAATGATTGTGACATCCCCACTGCGAACTAACGGTGTCACCTCAGTCCTGTCTGGTGGGGCTGCTGGCCGTGTTTATATCTTCAATGGCAGACAGGCATCCTCAGGGAATGTGACAGGCCACTGCACATCATGGACATCTCCCTGTCCTGAGGACTGG gcACAGTATGTCCTGATTTCTCCTGAG GAACTATCAAGATTTGGGAGTTCTGTTACCACtgtgaaatctgaaaaaaag AAAGAAGTTGTAgtggcagcagagagaagttCTGCAAAAGCTCGACTTGGTGGAAGGCTTTTTGTCTACTCGCTCTAA
- the GPLD1 gene encoding phosphatidylinositol-glycan-specific phospholipase D isoform X2, with amino-acid sequence MVGLKIWSVLLFILYHFCQSCIPCGISTHVEIAHRALEFFIKHEGSVNYRQLLLSHQDAFQAGSIYPDAFYPPICKHGMFHDVSEDTHWTPFLKASIDYIRRNYPQPWEEATEKLVAFLFGIASHMVADISWHSLGINQGFLKAMGEIDFHGSYSEAHSVGDFGGDVVSQFELDFSYLASSWYVPVKDLAAIYKEFYGKEIITESTIAECTYLLFFELHGERLLVGKLFPTFASKSPFLVEKFNEYFLGGVDDMAFWSNNIFELTSHMLENGTSDCYLPENPLFINCTKENKESHINKQSKHEHHKNTTSLLTETLEKNINYTERGVQFNIQPWATKSLHLINHAFKTNVWRALEATHQKSSKHISKPVASYFLTSPYARLGWALISADINQDGYEDLVAGAPGYSTMGHIQIGRVYVVYGNQSGLPPEDMDLDRKADQILQGHQPSGRFGSALAVLDFNEDGVPDLAIGAPSVGSQFLTYKGAVYVYFGTAGRGLAPQPNITITCQYSYCNLGWSLLAADVDGNGNADLVVGSPYAPGGGKQRGFVVAFYSHFNRSDQGLLSVQDANWMVEGEENYAWFGFSLASCQLEDVKLLLIGSPTWKTCSSSSCNPLLLDVRQSVGKVYGYNPPSTEHRFEITGDKDMGRMGLSLASGVLSVDGNTRKVLVVGAPTADSLSRILFMPSVLHQAGLAVVYDLSNSTKPSLLSTFSGDRRFSRFGGDIYLSDLDSDGLDEMIVTSPLRTNGVTSVLSGGAAGRVYIFNGRQASSGNVTGHCTSWTSPCPEDWAQYVLISPEELSRFGSSVTTVKSEKKKEVVVAAERSSAKARLGGRLFVYSL; translated from the exons ATGGTTGGTCTGAAGATTTGGTCTGTCTTGCTGTTTATACTCTACCATTTCTGTCAAAGCTGTATCCCATGTGGAATTTCAACACATGTTGAAATAG CACATAGAGCTCTGGAATTTTTCATTAAGCATGAAGGGAGTGTTAATTATAGACAG TTATTACTAAGTCACCAAGATGCTTTTCAGGCTGGGAGCATTTATCCTGATGCCTTTTATCCTCCAATCTGCAAACATG GAATGTTCCATGATGTGTCTGAAGACACCCACTGGACACCATTTCTCAAAGCAAGTATTGACTACATAAGAAGGAATTATCCTCAGCCTTGGGAAGAG GCTACAGAGAAGCTGGTGGCTTTCCTGTTTGGAATTGCTTCACATATGGTGGCAGATATTAGCTGGCATAGCCTGGGCATCAACCAAGGATTTCTAAAGGCCATGGGAGAA aTTGATTTTCATGGTTCTTACTCAGAAGCTCACAGTGTTGGAGATTTTG GAGGAGATGTAGTGAGTCAGTTTGAGCTGGACTTCAGTTACCTGGCATCAAGTTG GTATGTACCTGTCAAAGACCTAGCAGCTATCTATAAggaattttatggaaaagaGATCATAACTGAAAGCACAATTGCTGAATGCACTTATCTGCTGTTTTTTGAACT gcaTGGAGAAAGGCTTCTTGTTGGCAAG CTTTTTCCAACATTTGCTAGTAAATCTCCATTTCTGGTGGAAAAGTTCAATGAATATTTCCTTGGAGGAGTGGATGACATGGCATTCTGGAGCAACAACATTTTTGAGCTGACGAGCCATATGCTAGAGAACGGAACCAG tgACTGCTACCTGCCTGAGAACCCCCTGTTCATAAACTGCACAAAGGAGAACAAGGAGAGCCACAT aaacaaacaatcaaaacaTGAACATCACAAGAATACAACTTCTTTGCTTACAGAAACACTTGAGAAGAATATAAACTATACAGAGAGAGGAGTTCAATTCAACATACAGCCTTGGGCAACA aaatccCTCCACTTGATAAACCATGCTTTTAAAACCAATGTCTGGAGAGCACTAGAAGCTACACATCAGAAATCTTCTAAGCACATCTCTAAGCCAGTAGCTTCATATTTTCTGACTTCACCCTATGCTAGGCTTGGATG GGCACTCATCTCAGCTGACATAAACCAGGATGGATATGAAGATCTGGTGGCTGGAGCACCAGGGTACAGCACCATGGGCCATATTCAGATAGGAAGGGTGTATGTGGTCTATGGCAACCAGTCAGGTTTGCCACCAGAGGACATGGATCTGGACAGGAAAGCTGACCAAATACTACAGGGTCATCAA ccTTCAGGAAGATTTGGTTCTGCCTTGGCAGTCCTGGACTTCAATGAAGATGGAGTGCCAGATCTGGCAATTGGAGCACCTTCTGTGGGATCTCAGTTTCTTACTTACAAA GGTGCTGTGTATGTCTACTTTGGAACTGCGGGAAGAGGCTTGGCACCGCAGCCAAACATTACCATAACTTGTCAG TATTCCTACTGTAATCTTGGTTGGTCCCTCCTGGCAGCTGATGTTGATGGGAATGGAAATGCTGATCTGGTTGTGGGCTCTCCATATGCACCCGGTGGTGGAAAGCAGAGAGGATTTGTGGTTGCATTTTACTCTCATTTCAACAGGAGTGACCAAG GACTTCTGTCAGTACAGGATGCCAACTGGATGGTAGAGGGGGAAGAAAACTATGCTTGGTTTGGATTTTCTCTTGCCAGCTGCCAGCTGGAGGATGTGAAATTACTGCTGATTGGTAGCCCTACATGGAAGACTTGTTCTAG TTCAAGCTGCAATCCCCTCTTGCTGGATGTCAGACAGAGTGTTGGGAAGGTGTATGGATATAACCCACCAAGTACAGAGCACAGGTTTGAGATAACTGGAGACAAG GACATGGGCAGAATGGGTTTGTCTCTGGCTAGTGGTGTGCTCTCTGTGGATGGGAACACAAGAAAAGTTTTGGTGGTGGGTGCACCTACTGCAG acagccTGTCTAGGATTTTATTTATGCCCTCAGTGCTGCATCAAGCTGGACTTGCTGTGGTATATGACCTGTCAAACAGCACCAAGCCTTCTCTGCTCAGTACAttcagtggggacaggaggttTTCTCGTTTTGGAGGAGACATATACTTAAGTGATCTGGATAGCGATGGGCTAG ATGAAATGATTGTGACATCCCCACTGCGAACTAACGGTGTCACCTCAGTCCTGTCTGGTGGGGCTGCTGGCCGTGTTTATATCTTCAATGGCAGACAGGCATCCTCAGGGAATGTGACAGGCCACTGCACATCATGGACATCTCCCTGTCCTGAGGACTGG gcACAGTATGTCCTGATTTCTCCTGAG GAACTATCAAGATTTGGGAGTTCTGTTACCACtgtgaaatctgaaaaaaag AAAGAAGTTGTAgtggcagcagagagaagttCTGCAAAAGCTCGACTTGGTGGAAGGCTTTTTGTCTACTCGCTCTAA